Proteins found in one Bacteroidota bacterium genomic segment:
- a CDS encoding O-antigen ligase family protein has product MEELYANKYNQNKKNNLFWILGIVLTSIAISFMYVISEGSAFTSVAIILIALIITITFYRIDWGFILFVGMVLAFDQFPPRGYGITIIGQEYFQNLKSLKYFSKIDFAVINPLELHIFLILTVWIILISTGKKVNLMRVPVWLSTILFFAWLFLSFIYGMSTGGSFLPALWELRALFYLGIIFFLTPQIIQSREQIVNLIWVCIGAIAFKAVQGLIRLVRLGFNFGSRTELTNHEDPLFFVSLLILLLGLILFKYNSRQRQVLSWISLPLLFVFVLSQRRAAYAALGFAIITFIILLPKLERLKLIKILIPVVILFSIYTISLWNNESTFAIPAQLVKTIFVEPKSKDDLRYYSNLYRDFENYNLAQTVKRAPAIGIGFGNKYDQPVMLTKIPFPLQEYIPHNEIYWLFVKTGAIGFFLFWLFIDSYILRAAFIFNRLKDLYFKSLCAVIIVAIVGQIVVSFYDLQFTYYRNMVFLGMLMGLLPVIDKLDKLEHEIKTNINV; this is encoded by the coding sequence ATGGAAGAATTGTACGCTAATAAATATAATCAAAATAAAAAAAATAATTTGTTTTGGATTCTTGGAATTGTTCTAACTTCTATTGCAATATCATTCATGTATGTAATTAGCGAAGGGAGTGCTTTTACATCTGTTGCCATAATTTTGATTGCTTTGATAATTACGATCACATTCTACAGAATAGATTGGGGTTTTATTTTGTTTGTAGGAATGGTGTTGGCTTTCGACCAATTTCCACCGCGAGGCTACGGAATCACGATAATCGGCCAAGAATATTTTCAAAATTTAAAATCACTGAAATATTTTTCCAAAATCGATTTTGCTGTAATCAATCCTCTTGAATTGCACATTTTTCTGATATTAACAGTTTGGATTATTTTGATTTCTACCGGTAAAAAAGTAAATCTAATGCGTGTACCGGTTTGGCTATCGACAATTTTATTTTTTGCATGGCTTTTTTTGTCATTCATCTACGGAATGTCAACCGGAGGTAGTTTTTTGCCCGCACTCTGGGAATTAAGGGCATTATTTTACTTAGGAATTATTTTTTTTCTAACACCTCAAATTATTCAGTCAAGAGAACAAATTGTCAATCTAATTTGGGTTTGTATCGGAGCAATTGCGTTCAAAGCAGTTCAAGGTTTGATTCGTTTAGTTAGATTAGGTTTCAATTTTGGATCTCGTACAGAATTGACAAATCACGAGGACCCACTATTTTTCGTTTCATTATTAATTCTTTTATTGGGATTAATCTTATTTAAATATAACTCCAGGCAAAGACAGGTGCTATCCTGGATAAGTTTACCCCTTTTGTTTGTTTTTGTGCTTTCCCAACGACGAGCAGCCTATGCAGCGTTAGGATTTGCAATAATAACTTTTATTATACTTCTTCCAAAATTAGAACGATTAAAGTTAATAAAAATACTTATTCCTGTAGTTATATTATTTAGCATCTATACAATCAGCTTATGGAATAATGAAAGTACTTTTGCAATACCCGCACAATTAGTTAAAACAATTTTTGTCGAACCAAAATCGAAAGACGACTTACGATATTATTCAAACTTATATCGGGATTTTGAAAATTATAATTTAGCTCAAACAGTCAAGAGAGCACCTGCAATCGGAATTGGATTCGGGAATAAATACGACCAACCCGTAATGCTCACTAAAATTCCTTTCCCTTTGCAAGAATATATACCACATAACGAAATATATTGGCTGTTTGTAAAAACGGGAGCCATAGGTTTCTTTCTCTTCTGGCTTTTCATCGACTCATATATTCTTCGAGCTGCTTTTATTTTTAATCGACTAAAGGATTTATACTTCAAATCACTGTGTGCTGTTATAATCGTCGCCATTGTAGGTCAAATTGTAGTTTCCTTTTATGATTT